In Candidatus Schekmanbacteria bacterium, the genomic stretch TCGACCTTTTTGCTTCAGCATCTCGAATACGAGAGAAATACAAAGGCAAAAATATTATTCTCTGCTCAATCGTAAGCGCAAAATCAGGCAATTGTTCAGAGGATTGTTCATTCTGCGCCCAATCTGCCCACTATAAGACAAATGCTCCTGTTTATCCTCTTATGAATCCTGATGAAATTATAAAAAGGGCAGAAGATGCATACAAGAGCGGTGCAAGTGAGTTTTCTGTTGTTACAAGCGGCAAAGAAATAAGAAATGAAAATGATTTTAACAAACTCCTCGAAACATTTAAAAAATATTCAGGAAAATTCAAGATTCCATCGTGCGCCTCGCTTGGTGCGCTCACCTATGAAAAAGGCAAAAAACTTAGGGATGCAGGACTGACCAATTACCATCACAATCTTGAAACGGCAGAAAGCTTCTATCAAAATATCTGTTCAACACACACTTTCAAAGAGAGGATTGAAACTGTAAAAACAGCCAAATCCCTTGGTTTCAAGGTTTGTTCAGGCGGTATATTCGGAATGGGCGAAAGTGAAGAACAAAGAATAGAACTTGCATTCACTTTAAAAGAGCTAAATGTTGACTCGGTTCCTATGAATTTTTTAAATCCTATTCCCGGCACGCCTCTTGAGGGTATGACACCTATGAAACCTCTTGAAATACTCCGTCTTATTGCTCTATATCGTTTTATTCTGCCTTCAAAGGATATTATCATCTGCGGCGGCAGAGAAGTGAATCTTCGCTCTCTACAATCAATGATTTTCTTTGCAGGTGCAAACGGCACTCTTATGGGCAACTATCTTACAACAAAAGGGAATTCACCTGAAGATGATATGCAAATGATAGAAGATGCTGAACTTAAACCGGAGGTGAGCAGTTAAAATGCCAAATGGAAATATTTCAAAAAATGATGACTATAAGAAAACATTAGAAGATGCAGACAGAAATATAATTTGGCATCCTTTTACGCAAATGAAGGAATATACACAGAGCACACCCTTGATAATTGAAAGAGGAGAAGGAAGTTATCTGATCGACATATACGGGAAAAGATATATCGATGGAGTTTCTTCCTTGTGGGTAACAACACATGGACACAGAAAAAAAGAAATCGACGAAGCAATAATAGAGCAGATAGGGAAAATATCCCATTCTACTCTACTTGGTATATCAAATGTCCCAGCAATAAAACTTGCAATGAAGCTTCGAGAGATTGTCCCCAAAGGTCTCTCTAAAATATTTTATTCTGATAATGGCTCAACAGCCGTTGAAATTGCACTTAAAATGTCCTTCCAATATTGGAAACAGACAACAGGCAGAGAAAGAAGAAAGTTTGTATGCCTAAAAGAAGGTTATCACGGAGACACTCTTGGTGCAGTGAGTGTTGGAGGCATTGACCTTTTTCATGAACTTTACAGACCTTTGCTTTTTGATTCATATAAATCTCCCTCGCCATATTGCTATAGATGTGAATTGGAATTAGACTACCCCTCCTGTTCACTCGCCTGTGCTGACAAAATGGAAGAAATAATATTACAAGATGCTGAAAATATCTCAGCTGTCGTTCTCGAACCACTTGTACAGGGTGCAGGAGGAATGATTGTTTCACCTCCCGGTTATTTAAAAAAAGTGCGCAATATATGTGACAAATACAACCTGCTTCTTATCGCCGATGAGGTAGCGGTCGGTTTTGGCAAAACAGGTAAAATGTTTGCGTGTGAGCATGAAGAAGTAACACCTGATTTTCTTGCCCTTGCAAAATCGATTACAGGCGGATATTTACCTCTTGCTGTGACAATCACCACAGAAAAAATATATAATGGATTTTTAGGAGATTATTCAGAATTCAAAACTTTCTTTCATGGCCATACCTATACAGGCAACCCTCTCGCCTGTGCAGCCGCATTAGCATCGATAGAAATTTTCGAAAAGGAAAATATATTGGAAAAGCTCCGAGGGAAGATTGAGCTTCTTGAAAATCGATTAAAAGAATTCAAAGAGCTAAAGCACATTGGAGATATCAGGCAAAAGGGAATTATAACAGGTATTGAATTGGTAAAGGATAAAAAAACGAAAGAACCATATCCCATTGAATTGAAGATGGGTTATAAGGTTACTGATTTTGCAAGAGAAATGGGCGCAGTAATTCGTCCCCTTGGTAATGTAGTCGTATTGATGCCCCCTCTTTCAATAAGTGAAGAGGAATTAAATTCACTTCTTGATATCACCTTCAAGTCTATTAAAAAAGCAACTGAAGAGTAGAGGAAAATCTGAAAAATGGATGAGAGAGAAAAAAATTTTGAACAGTTACAGGAAATTGCTATAAGAGAAGGCGCATCGCTTATAGGGGTGGCAGATATCAAAAACATTAAAAAGACCTTTCATCCTCTAATTATAAAAATAGCAGATTCACTTCCCTATGCAATTTCAATAGTTGTGAAGCTATCAGATGCTATTATTAACGATATTAAAGATTCTCCCACATTAATCTATAAACACCACTATAAAGCCGTCAATTATCGTCTTGACCAAATTGCCCTTGCAGTTTGCAAAAAAATCGACTCTTTAGGATATTCAAGCGTGCCAATCCCTTCATCTCAGATGGTAGATTGGGAAAAACAGCTTGGACATCTTTCACATCGACTTGTGGCAAGAGAAGCAGGATTGGGCTATATAGGACGCTCAACTCTATTCATCACTCCTCAATATGGTGCAAGAGTTCGCCTTGTTACAATTTTAACAAACCTCCCTCTACCGACAGGTAATCCTTTGGAAGGAAGCTGTAAAAAATGCAATGAATGTATATCTCTCTGCCCTGCTGAAGCAATCACTGAAGCGGGATATGAAAGAGAAAAATGTATCATTAAACTCAAAGAATTTTCAAAGATTAGGGGAATCGGAGTTTCAATATGCGGTGTATGTGTTAAAGCCTGTAAAGGCACTGAAACATTAGATGAATAAGAGTATATTTTTCAGTTACATTTTATCTCCCTTACTTCAACTAACCTGTTTATTTTCTTTATCTGCCTTTCAGTCCCATATGAATTATGGATTCCTCTCCTCCCAACAGAAAATGTCCCTGCCGCTACTGCCATTCTACAAGCATTTTCAATATCTTCACCCCTAGAAATATATGCCGCTAAAGCACCATTGAAAGCATCGCCTGCGCCGGTGCTATCTATTGCATTTACAGTGGGAGGTTTAAACGATAAAGTTTTATTTATGCTGTGAAAAATTGCTCCTTCCCTGCCTAATGTTATGACAACCGATTTTACGCCCTTCTTCATAAGAATTTCCGCAGATTTCAATGCATCCCTTTTACTTCCTATTTTAATTCCCGATATCTCCTCAGCTTCCTTTCTATTTGGTGTCAATAGATCAACTTTTTTAAGCAATGAATTTGCCAATCTTCTTGAAGGTGCAGGATTTAGAATTGTCAACAATCTATTCTCCTTTGCTAAGGATAAAGATTTGTCCACAGTTTCCATTGGAATTTCAAGCTGAAGTAAAAGGACAGATGATTTCTTAAAAAAAACCTCACCTCTCAGCACATCATTTGGGCAAAGAAGTGAATTTGCACCGGGATAAACAGATATGATATTTTCCCCTTTTTCATCTACAGTAATAAGCGCTATGCCTGTATGCTCTCTCTTATCTCTCAATATTCCATTTTCTGATATTCCTTTACTTTTGAGATAATCTCTATATCTTCTTCCCCATTCGTCACATCCCACTTTTGTAATGAAAAAGACATCCGCACCTCCTTTAAGTGCAGCTAATGCCTGGTTAGCACCCTTACCGCCAAAGCTAATCTCGAGAGAGGATGCCAAAACCGTTTCACCTTTTGAAGGAAGCCTCTCACATTTAGCACTAAAATCTACATTTGCGCTGCCAACTACGACCAAACTATTTTTCATTGAATACCTTCAATTATAACCTTTTTTACTGCTTCTATATCTAAATCAACTGCTATCAAAGTATTGCCGCTTCTTATGCTTTTTCTCCTAAAATCGGCATATGTCATACCTTTAAGTTCTTTATTCTCAACTATGATATTTACATTTCTTCTCTCCCACCAAAAAAGATTCGGCTTTAATGCCGCAACAACAGCAACAGGATCGTGCTGGAAAGCTCCTTCAAACTTTTCTGCCCTTCTATGAAGTTTAATATGACGAAGCAATAATTCTTTTAAGACTTTTCCTATTTGCCCTTTTGCATCTTTAAAGCACCTTTCAACTTCATTTTTTTTAAAGAAAACCCTTTCCGTTATATTTAGTCCTAAAACTCTGATTGGAATCTCCGAAGAAAAAACAACAGATGCGGCATAAGGGTCGCAATAAACATTGAATTCAGCCAGCGGCGTAATATTCCCGGGATAATAGAAGCTTCCTCCCATAATGATTATCTCTTTAATCCTTTTCATAATATCAGGATATTTTAAAATCGCTTTTGCAATATTGGTAAGCGGTCCTATTGTGATTAACCTTAATGAATTCGATTTTTCCTTTCTAACAATATCCGCCATTGCTTCTATGGCTGAAATTTTTGAAGCATTTATCTTATAACTGCCTATAATTTTATCTATTTTTCCTGACAATCCTCCAAGTCCATCAGAGGAATGATATTCAAATGCAAAAGGGAATAATTTTCCGCGAAGAGGTTTTCCACTTCCTAAATAGATAGGAATATTTTTGTAATTTTCATTAAAGAGCGGCAATAAACGGCATACATTTTCTCCGGCTTTTTCAATTGGAACATTTCCAGCAACAACGGTAATAGCTATCAAGTTTTTCCCAAAATAATGAGAAGCAACCTTAATCGCTATTGCATCATCGATACCACAGTCTGTATCTATTATGATTTTATCTCTTTTCACTCTTCTTGTTTAAAAACTACACAGCTGTCTTTTAAGAAATCTTCAAGCTCATTCATTCTCTCACTTTCAGATTTCATTGCAAAAAGCCGCCTCTTTATGGGGTCTCTTGCCGCTTCAAGAAGTATAGCATTTGAAGTCAAAGAAGCCGCCGTCAGCATAAGCTCGACTATATGCGTGCATCCTGTATTCCCTCCAACAATCTTTCTCATCTTCTTTGCAAAGCCTCTCTCAATCTTCAATCCCTTTAACTTCTCGACATTTGGCAAAGCTTGGCGGCAGGCTTCAAAGGGAGTCTTGACCATTTCAACTGATGCCGAAGTTATCGTCCTTGTTGCAATCTCAGTTATGAGCTGAATTCTTATATTATGGTCTAAGTCAAGAAGTGATGCTCTTGTTATAAGGTTTTCTCCAGCAGGAGTTTCAATCGAAGCATTTATATTTCTTTCATATACATTCAATGTCAATTTTCTCCTTTTTCTAATTTTTTCTTGATATTATTAAGATAATTCAGCGCATCAATTGGCGTCATTGAATTGATATCGATGTTGCGAAGTTCATCTATAACATCTGTTTCCTCCTTATTGAATAAGGGAAGTATCTGTTGGTTTTTTATTTCTTCTCCTTCTTTCTTTCCAAGTATAGAAAGGGATCCCTTTTCATTATACTCTCGAGAGTCTAAATTCTTTAAAATTTCTCTCGCTCGTTCTATGATTTTTGACGGCAAACCTGCAAGTTTTGCAACATGAATCCCATAACTTTTGTCAGTCCCTCCTTCAACTATCTTTCTTAAAAAAATAACTTCATCATTCCATTCTCTCACAGCAACATTATAATTTTTAACGCCTTCCAAAACATCACTTAATTCCGTAAGCTCATGATAGTGTGTTGCAAAAAGTGTCCTTGCCCCAAGACTCGGATGGGAATGAATATATTCCGCAACAGCCCATGCAATGCTGACTCCATCAAATGTGCTTGTGCCTCTTCCAATTTCATCAAGAATTATGAGACTTCTCTTTGAGGCATTGTTCACGATATTGGCTGTCTCATTCATTTCGAGCATAAATGTGCTTTGACCCCGTGCAAGGTTGTCGCTTGCCCCGACTCTCGTAAAAATTCTATCAACAATTCCTATTTCAGCGCTTTCCGCTGGCACAAAAGATCCCATCTGTGCAAGTATTACAATCAATGCCACCTGCCGCATATAGGTTGATTTACCAGCCATATTAGGTCCAGTTATAATCATCATTCTATTTTCTGAACAATCGAGATAGGTATCATTAGGTACAAATTTTTCATCGAAGAAGAGTTTTTCAATAACAGGATGACGGCCGTTTTTTATGTATATCTTGTCTGAATCATTGACTTCAGGACATACATAGTTGTTTTCTGCGGCAATATTTGCAAGATTGGAAAGAACATCAATCTGTGCTACTGCAGATGAGGTTTTTTGAATTGCTGTCATATTCTCCTCTACCTTTTTGACAAGGTCGTCGAATATCTTCGTCTCTATTTCTTTAATCTTCTCCTCTGCATTCAAAATACTTTCTTCATACTCTTTCAGTTCAGGCGTTATGAATCGCTCGGCGTTTACCAGTGTCTGCTTTCTTATGTAATTGTCCGGCACATTTTGTAAGTTGGCTTTCGTCACCTCAATATAGTAGCCGAAAACTTTGTTATATTTTACCTTGAGCGAAGATATAGAAGTTCTTTGGCGCTCCTTTTCTTCAAGCTCTGAAATCCATTTACGCGTATTGTTTTTGATATCTCTCAATTGGTCTAACTTCGCGTCAAAACCATCTCTTATGGCTCCGCAATCCCTAATGTTAAGAGGCGGATTTTCGACCAGTGCACTGGATAAAGTCTCTCTCATCTCATCAAAAGTGCTCATTTCATTTTTAAGAGCTATTATCAATTTGCTGTCAAACTCATTAAGCACTTCCAGTATAGGAGGAATATGGTCAAGGGATTTTCTTAATGCAACAATGTCTCTTGGACTGCAATTTCCGGAAGCCAATTTTCCCAAAATTCTATCAATATCTCTGAATTCTTTGAGTTCTGCGATTATTTTTGAAGTTTCTCTGCTCTTTTCAATAAATTCTTTGACAGCCAATTGCCGATTTCTGATTTTATCAACACTTATGAGTGGTTTTGAAAGCCATTTTCTGATTAATCTTCCACCCATAGCAGTCTTTGTATTGTCAATAACATCAAGCAATGTTGCAGATTGAGTATCATCGAGCTGGTTTTTAAAGATTTCAAGATTTCTAAGCGTAGTCCCATCAAGTACAAGATAATCGCCTGATGAAAGAGTTTTCAGCGAAGTAATATTCTTAAGGATATTCTTCTGTGTCTCTATTAAATACTGAAAAAGTCCGCCTGCAGCCCTCACTGCTTCCGACATATTCTCACAGCCAAAACCTGCAAGGGAAGCCACATTCAACCCTTCCAGAAGCGCCCTTCGCGCCGATTCTTCTTCAAATCGCCAATCATCATAAGTTGAAATGAGAGGCGAATAGCCTAATTTTTTCAAAATATTTTTCTTAAAATCATCTTCAAGTCCATAAGGAAGAAGTATCTCCTGAGGTTCGATTCTGATTATTTCATTTAATAATACTCCATAATCCATTGAGTCAAATTGGCTGGTTAAAAACTCACCTGTTGTAATATCAACCGCCGCTAAACCAAATCCATATTTCCCTCTACAAATTGATACTAAATAATTATTGCTTTTGGGATTTAAATATTCTGGCTGAGTAATAGTGCCCGGTGTTACAACTCTTACAACATCTCTTTTTACTATCTTTTTCGCAGTAGATGGGTCTTCAAGCTGCTCACAAATTGCCACCTTAAATCCCTTTGCGAGAAGTTTAGGAAGGTATGAATCTACTGCATGGTATGGGATGCCGCATAGAGGTACATCTTCGCCGCTGTTTTTTCCCCTTGAAGTCAATGCAATCTGTAATATATTTGAGGCTACTTTTGCATCTTCGAAAAACATCTCATAAAAATCACCCATTCTAAAAAAAAGGATAGCATCTTTATATTGAGACTTAATTTTGAGGTACTGTTGAATCATTGGTGTAATTGAATTTTGATTTTTTCTTTTCTCTATCTTATCCATAAAAATAAAATTTAGCGGATAAGTTTACCAATTCGATTCCAGCGAATATTTCTTGGAAAAGGTTTGTGAGAATCCCAAGACCAGTAAATAATGAATGCCTGACCTTTAATCTTTTCTCTTCTTACAAATCCCCAAAAGCGGCTGTCCAAAGAGCTGTCTCGATTATCTCCCATTACGAAATAACATCCTTCAGGAACTTTGATAGGGCCAAAATTATCTCTTACTGCTTCATCGCCATATTTTTCAGAAGATCTGCGGGGTATTATGAAGGAATCTTTATGTATCACATATTTTTCATGCTGTTTTTCATTATTCACATAAATTACTTTGTCTCTTTCCTTGATTACATCATATTCTTTCGCAATGATTCTTTTGATGAAATCTCTTTTTTCATTCTTCGGAAATTTAAAAACGATCACATCTCGTCTCTTAGGTTCGTAAAACCAATAGCCAAATTTATTTACAAGAATATGGTCTCCTATCTGCAATGTTTCAAGCATTGAACCGGAAGGAATCTTGAAAGCTTGGACGATATAAGTCCTTATAACCAATGCAAGAAGAAGAGCTATCAATATTGC encodes the following:
- the bioB gene encoding biotin synthase BioB — protein: MIIYDIEKKILEGYEISFDEALNIYKNSKDCFLDLFASASRIREKYKGKNIILCSIVSAKSGNCSEDCSFCAQSAHYKTNAPVYPLMNPDEIIKRAEDAYKSGASEFSVVTSGKEIRNENDFNKLLETFKKYSGKFKIPSCASLGALTYEKGKKLRDAGLTNYHHNLETAESFYQNICSTHTFKERIETVKTAKSLGFKVCSGGIFGMGESEEQRIELAFTLKELNVDSVPMNFLNPIPGTPLEGMTPMKPLEILRLIALYRFILPSKDIIICGGREVNLRSLQSMIFFAGANGTLMGNYLTTKGNSPEDDMQMIEDAELKPEVSS
- the bioA gene encoding adenosylmethionine--8-amino-7-oxononanoate transaminase, yielding MPNGNISKNDDYKKTLEDADRNIIWHPFTQMKEYTQSTPLIIERGEGSYLIDIYGKRYIDGVSSLWVTTHGHRKKEIDEAIIEQIGKISHSTLLGISNVPAIKLAMKLREIVPKGLSKIFYSDNGSTAVEIALKMSFQYWKQTTGRERRKFVCLKEGYHGDTLGAVSVGGIDLFHELYRPLLFDSYKSPSPYCYRCELELDYPSCSLACADKMEEIILQDAENISAVVLEPLVQGAGGMIVSPPGYLKKVRNICDKYNLLLIADEVAVGFGKTGKMFACEHEEVTPDFLALAKSITGGYLPLAVTITTEKIYNGFLGDYSEFKTFFHGHTYTGNPLACAAALASIEIFEKENILEKLRGKIELLENRLKEFKELKHIGDIRQKGIITGIELVKDKKTKEPYPIELKMGYKVTDFAREMGAVIRPLGNVVVLMPPLSISEEELNSLLDITFKSIKKATEE
- a CDS encoding epoxyqueuosine reductase; protein product: MDEREKNFEQLQEIAIREGASLIGVADIKNIKKTFHPLIIKIADSLPYAISIVVKLSDAIINDIKDSPTLIYKHHYKAVNYRLDQIALAVCKKIDSLGYSSVPIPSSQMVDWEKQLGHLSHRLVAREAGLGYIGRSTLFITPQYGARVRLVTILTNLPLPTGNPLEGSCKKCNECISLCPAEAITEAGYEREKCIIKLKEFSKIRGIGVSICGVCVKACKGTETLDE
- the rbsK gene encoding ribokinase is translated as MKNSLVVVGSANVDFSAKCERLPSKGETVLASSLEISFGGKGANQALAALKGGADVFFITKVGCDEWGRRYRDYLKSKGISENGILRDKREHTGIALITVDEKGENIISVYPGANSLLCPNDVLRGEVFFKKSSVLLLQLEIPMETVDKSLSLAKENRLLTILNPAPSRRLANSLLKKVDLLTPNRKEAEEISGIKIGSKRDALKSAEILMKKGVKSVVITLGREGAIFHSINKTLSFKPPTVNAIDSTGAGDAFNGALAAYISRGEDIENACRMAVAAGTFSVGRRGIHNSYGTERQIKKINRLVEVREIKCN
- a CDS encoding DUF2889 domain-containing protein, whose amino-acid sequence is MRKRRKLTLNVYERNINASIETPAGENLITRASLLDLDHNIRIQLITEIATRTITSASVEMVKTPFEACRQALPNVEKLKGLKIERGFAKKMRKIVGGNTGCTHIVELMLTAASLTSNAILLEAARDPIKRRLFAMKSESERMNELEDFLKDSCVVFKQEE
- the mutS gene encoding DNA mismatch repair protein MutS, with the translated sequence MDKIEKRKNQNSITPMIQQYLKIKSQYKDAILFFRMGDFYEMFFEDAKVASNILQIALTSRGKNSGEDVPLCGIPYHAVDSYLPKLLAKGFKVAICEQLEDPSTAKKIVKRDVVRVVTPGTITQPEYLNPKSNNYLVSICRGKYGFGLAAVDITTGEFLTSQFDSMDYGVLLNEIIRIEPQEILLPYGLEDDFKKNILKKLGYSPLISTYDDWRFEEESARRALLEGLNVASLAGFGCENMSEAVRAAGGLFQYLIETQKNILKNITSLKTLSSGDYLVLDGTTLRNLEIFKNQLDDTQSATLLDVIDNTKTAMGGRLIRKWLSKPLISVDKIRNRQLAVKEFIEKSRETSKIIAELKEFRDIDRILGKLASGNCSPRDIVALRKSLDHIPPILEVLNEFDSKLIIALKNEMSTFDEMRETLSSALVENPPLNIRDCGAIRDGFDAKLDQLRDIKNNTRKWISELEEKERQRTSISSLKVKYNKVFGYYIEVTKANLQNVPDNYIRKQTLVNAERFITPELKEYEESILNAEEKIKEIETKIFDDLVKKVEENMTAIQKTSSAVAQIDVLSNLANIAAENNYVCPEVNDSDKIYIKNGRHPVIEKLFFDEKFVPNDTYLDCSENRMMIITGPNMAGKSTYMRQVALIVILAQMGSFVPAESAEIGIVDRIFTRVGASDNLARGQSTFMLEMNETANIVNNASKRSLIILDEIGRGTSTFDGVSIAWAVAEYIHSHPSLGARTLFATHYHELTELSDVLEGVKNYNVAVREWNDEVIFLRKIVEGGTDKSYGIHVAKLAGLPSKIIERAREILKNLDSREYNEKGSLSILGKKEGEEIKNQQILPLFNKEETDVIDELRNIDINSMTPIDALNYLNNIKKKLEKGEN
- the lepB gene encoding signal peptidase I: MTGKVKKEKSTIREYVEAILIALLLALVIRTYIVQAFKIPSGSMLETLQIGDHILVNKFGYWFYEPKRRDVIVFKFPKNEKRDFIKRIIAKEYDVIKERDKVIYVNNEKQHEKYVIHKDSFIIPRRSSEKYGDEAVRDNFGPIKVPEGCYFVMGDNRDSSLDSRFWGFVRREKIKGQAFIIYWSWDSHKPFPRNIRWNRIGKLIR